A portion of the Bubalus kerabau isolate K-KA32 ecotype Philippines breed swamp buffalo chromosome 1, PCC_UOA_SB_1v2, whole genome shotgun sequence genome contains these proteins:
- the CD320 gene encoding CD320 antigen → MNVWVARGLARRAAALGLGLRVLLCFGLCLEIAPTPIQAWSPTQAPGPSTGSCPPTNFQCRSDGRCLPLIWRCDVDQDCLDGSDEEECGTEVPNGSPSPCDIMDDCPDRNKNLLNCGPQPCPEGELCCPLDGLCIPSTWLCDGHRDCSDYSDELGCGTKTHEEGKTMSTGTPVTLENVTYLSNATVTAIEDQDSVQSGNRSVYGIIAAVAVLSVSLAAGILFALSRLCAQGCLAPLGLLVSMKGSLQPEKKTSVL, encoded by the exons ATGAACGTTTGGGTGGCTCGGGGTCTAGCGCGGCGTGCTGCGGCCCTAGGCCTGGGGCTGCGGGTGCTTCTCTGCTTCGGGTTGTGCCTGGAGATCGCCCCGACTCCGATCCAGGCCTGGTCCCCGACCCAGGCCCCAG GCCCCAGCACAGGCTCATGCCCGCCCACCAACTTCCAGTGCCGGAGCGATGGCCGCTGCTTGCCCCTCATCTGGCGTTGCGACGTTGACCAGGACTGCCTTGATGGCAGTGATGAAGAAGAGTGTG GTACTGAGGTACCCAATGGAAGCCCCTCCCCTTGTGACATCATGGATGACTGCCCTGACCGCAACAAGAATCTTCTCAACTGcgggccccagccctgcccagaagGCGAGCTGTGCTGCCCGCTGGACGGTCTGTGTATCCCAAGCACGTGGCTCTGCGATGGCCACCGGGACTGTTCCGACTACAGCGACGAGCTTGGCTGCG GAACCAAGACCCACGAGGAGGGGAAGACCATGTCCACGGGCACTCCTGTGACCCTGGAGAATGTCACTTATCTCAGTAATGCCACAGTCACCGCCATTGAGGACCAGGACTCCGTTCAGTCTGGAAACCGAAGTGTTTATGGGATTATTGCAGCTGTAG CGGTGCTCAGTGTCAGTCTGGCTGCCGGCATCCTGTTCGCGTTGTCCCGGCTCTGTGCCCAGGGATGCCTGGCCCCGCTGGGGCTGCTGGTGTCCATGAAGGGGTCACTGCAGCCAGAGAAGAAGACCTCGGTGCTCTGA